The Deltaproteobacteria bacterium genome includes the window GGTCAATCACTATTGCGGTAAGTTGTTTCCTGCCACCGCCTTACTGTCCGTGAATCCGGTGAGGAGGAAGACATGATAAACAACGCGCAGGCAGCAGGTGGAGGGCAGTCGAGAACACTCGGGCAGTACGTGAGAAGCGCAGGATTCGGCCTTTTGTCGCTCTTCGTCGGACTGACTCTTGAACGGCTGAGTCTCACGTCTTCGTACCTGACAAACGTGATCCCCAGCAAAGTCGGACAGTTACAAGCAACGGTCACAGACCAGGCAGAGAAGCAACAACGAGTGATGGATGAGAATCAACGCCTCAAAGGCTTGATCGGTCGCGAACAAGCGTGCCAAGACGCTTTGAACATCTGCCAAAACGAAAAGAAGAAATGCGAAGAGGTTTCAGACCCCAGACCATAGGCTATGAGAGTTCATCGTTCTTCCCTTACGGCCTACAGCCCTTTGGTCTCCCTCCAGCCTATGGCGCGGTTGTCCATTCCCGCTGCCGCTGAATAAATCCAGTGACGACGTCTGCTGTCGCCGCTGGTAACTCGATGTTAAACAAATGGCTTGCGTTCGACAAAATCATTAAATCAGCATTGGGAATTCGCTGCGCTAACGTCACTGAGTTCTCTGGTGGGACTAAACCGTCTTCTTTTCCGGTAATCACCAACGTGGGAACCCGAATCTGCGGCAATCGTTCATAGGTATCATGGCTCAAGATTGCTTGCATTTGTTGCACCATGCCGTGCTTTGGTGTCGGATGCTGTGCGGATAGTTGGTTCAGTTCCAGCAACGTGTTCAATCGGTTCTGCAAAAACCATGGAGTTATCGCAACTTTTGTCATGACCAGTGCAGCTTGTTGGACCTCAACCGAGGCAATGTTCCCCAGCATATTCAGCACGTCTGGATCTTTTGACAGCACAGTGTTTGGTCCACCACAATTTGTACAGCCGAGCGTCAAAGTCTTTACTCGCTGCGGGTACCGTAACGTGAACTCTTGGGCGATCATGCCTCCCATGGAAATACCAAAGACGTGGGCCTGCTCAACCCTAAGCGCATAAAGAACACCGGCCGTATCATCAGCAAACATGGTCATCGAGTATGGCACATCAGGTTTATCGCTTCGCCCTACTCCACGGTTATCAAACGCAATGGTACGAAAATGCTGCGCAAAGGTCGGAATGTTCCAATGCCATCCGACTGCACTCACAGTGAACCCCATGATTAACAGTAACGGGGCACCACTGCCGTGTTCTTCATAGTAGATCTTGATGCCGTTGGAGTTGAGGTGAGGCATGTCTGCGATCCTTTCACTGATTGGTCGGGGACTTTGTTGCCTTCTTTTCCAGGAGTTGACGCTTCCAGTCGAGCATCCGCGCTTTTGCAGCTTCCGCTTCCGCCTCTGGCACCATACCTTTCTGCTGATAGAAGCGAGACATCAAAGTAAATCCCATTGGGTCTTCTGGTGTCAGCTCAGTCAATCGTCGCGCTGCCGCAATCGCATCGTCAAGCTGTTCAGCATCAGCATACGCGTGCGCCAAATCATGAGCAGCTTCGAGGTGATTCGGATCAATTGCCAGAATTGCTTGATACGCAGCTATTGCCTCTTCGGCATTCCCATCGCACAACAAGTCATAGGCTTTATCGTACATCGCTTGCAGATCAGCCATAGGCCCTCCTCACACGAGGAAATACTCAGCCCCAAAACTCTAACCCATTTGCCAGTGTCGACCAACCCCAGGGGAGGTTACGAACCCGAGCTTTCATGGCATCTTCAGCAATGACTCAACCAAACACACAACCCGAAGCACGCAACACCCCTATGTCACTCTCAGCCGTAGACACTCAAGTCCTCGATTTTATCCACAGCCCACAGGACAAAGACTTTAACGCTCTTGCCCTTGCAGTTTTTGCGCAACAATTCGAGCTCAACCTTCCGTATCAGCGGTTTTGTCAGGCTCGTGGACAGACTCCGAATACCGTTACACGATGGCAGGATATTCCTGCCGTGCCCACGGTCGCATTTAAAGAACTCGATTTAGCCTGTGGTTCACCAGAGAAGATTTTTCTCACCAGTGGCACCACTCGCGGCCAGGAAAAGCGTGGACGCCATCTTGTCCCTGATCTTGCACTCTACCACGCATCCGCACTAGGCCACTTCACGAGTTGCGTATTGCCTGACAATCGACGACTCCGCACCTTAGCGCTCATTCCTTCGCCAGAAGCACGGCCACAATCATCTCTGACCCAAATGGCAGAATGGATTATGACCAACCTCAGCGCGGCAGGAAGCACCGCCTTTATTGATCCACAGGGAGTGCATATCGAAGCGTTCGCAGACGCTGTGGCTCAAGCGCAGCGTGAAGGAACGCCGGTGTGCATTCTTGCTATTACTTCGGCACTGGTTGCGTTCTTTGATTGGTGCGAAACGCGAGAGCAGCAGTTCGCCCTTCCCGGTGGGAGCCGTATTATGGACACCGGAGGCAACAAAGGTCTCAGGCGACCAATTTCTCGTAACGGGGTCCTCCAGTCTTGCTGGAAATATTTGAAAGTCGCGGGGTACTATTGTGTCAACGAGTACGGCATGACCGAAATGGCCTCGCAATTTTACGACAACGTATTGTACAACCGCTTTCGGCAGAGTAACGAGCCACGCTACAAGATCGGTCCAGCTTGGGTGCGCACACTCGTAGTTGATCCTGAAACACTCGAAGAGGTGCCGCCGGGACAGGTCGGTATTCTGCGTCATTTCGATCTTGCCAATAGTGGCTCAGTCATGGCAATCCAAACTGACGATCTCGGGTATACCGTTGGTGACGGGTTCGAAATCACAGGACGGGCGCCAGGATCTGAAGCGCGGGGATGTGCGTTGATGTTGGAGGAGATTTTGCAAGCAGAGGGAGCGTAATACGTAAAGCGTAAAACGTAACCACTTCCCCTCCCCCTTTACGTTTTACACATTTACGTTTTATTTTCTCTCACGTGCACCCCGTTTCTCCCACAGGTCTCAGCAAACTGATCGACCAGATGCTCTTCGCCCGCGAGCAACACCTCGTCCATCGTCCACTGCAAGAAATCCTCACATGTATTGACGCAGTAATCGCCCGCTTGCTCGATCCTCATTCCGAGGAGCGACGTGAAGCAGAAACAACACTTCCCCCGGAGACCGGCCTCTCTCCGGCGATGGTCCGTCACACATTGCCACTCGTGTTTCAGGAGTATCGCGCTGAGCGATTAACAACGCTCCTGCAAGAAGAGTTCGGTGATCTCACTGCCCTCGATTCATTCGTCACAATCAATGGAAAACGACGCAGGGCCTATGGTCCGACATTAACCAGCCATGTCCTGGCGGGCAATCTTCCCGGCGCCGGGCTCGATAGCGTCATTTTTTCACTGCTGGTGAAATCAGCGACGCTACTGAAGACATCATCACACAACTCAAGTCTGCCGCTGCTGTTCGCTCGGACACTCACTCAGGTGGATCCCGAGCTCGGCGCCTGTTTAACCGTGGTTACCTGGCCTGGTGGCAGCTTACCATTAGAGGAAACCGCCTTCGGACGGGCGGATGTTGTCATTGCCTCAGGATCAGACAGAAGCCTTGCCGCTATTCGCTCACAAGTGAAAGGGAAGTTTATTGGTTACGGTCATAAGATTAGTTTTGCCGCCATCACCAAAGAAGCACTCAACGATGCCCAGACACTCGCGCAAAAAGCTGCGTACGATGTTGCTCTCTTTGATCAACAAGGCTGTCTCTCACCACAGCTCATCTATGTCGAAGAAGGCGGAGCGGTTTCGCCACAGATGTTTGCATCCTTGGTTGCCGAAGCGCTTACCGCATGGGAGCAAACGTTACCACGTGGGCAGGCCCCTCAGGATGTGAGTGTGGCCATTCGTCGCGCGCGCGATGAAGCTGAATGGCAAGCGGTGGCCGGGAAAGATGTCGCGCTCTATACGAGTTCACAGGGAACAGCATGGACCGTGATCTATGAGGCTGATCCAACATTTACTCCGTCACCGCTCTATCGTACGATTCGTATCAAGCCTCTTTCGTCGCTCACACAACTGCACGAACTGTTAATGCCCTGGCAGCCGTATCTTGAAGCCGTTGGCATTGCTGCTCCCGCGACACGAAACTTGGCGCTTGCTGACATCCTAGGGCAGGCAGGCGTCAGTCGCATTTGTCCCATCGGCACTATGCAAACCCCACCGCTGAGTTGGCGGCATGGCGGTCGGTCGCGGATCACGGATTTGCTGCGATGGGTTGAAGTCGAGCTCTAAAGAGCACATCATTACAAGCTCTGGATGTGGTTCTGGCCAATACTAAACTTTGTGCAGGTGACAATCAAAGGAAACATGAACTATGCTTCATCCTCGATACAGTAGTCAGGAGATCGCCGAACGTGGGCGCAAACTCTATGACGAGCAACTCCGTGACAAAGTGACACCAGGCAACATTGGTAAATTCTTAGTGATTGATATTGAAACCGGAGACTATGAGATTGATCAGGATGAAATGGCCGCACTCAAACGCGCCAAAGCAAAACGACCTGATGGTGCACGCTATCTCCTGCGTATCGGCCATCGGGGAGCCCATCGGATCGGTGGGACGATTCAGGTGAATCGCCCATGATTACAGGACATATCGTCGACGGACGAGAAGCCCGTATCCCTCTTTCCTTATTGGGAAGCCAGGGCCAGGTGGAAGCAACAGAGGCAGTCATCGATACAGGCTTTACAGATTTTCTTACCTTGCCCCTACCGCAGATTGCACGGTTAGGGTTTTCCTATGAGGGGATGATGCAAGTGATTTTAGGGAATGGACAATCCGCAGACCTCGATATGTTTACTGGCACAGTGGTCTGGGACGGGCAAATTCGGGAAGGCCTCGTGCTTGCCGTGGACGGTACACCTTTAGTCGGCATGGCTTTACTCACCGGCTCGCGGGTTTGCCTCGATGTCACCAACAATGGCTTGGTGACGATCGACCGCCTACCTTGATCCAAAACAAAACAGATAGTGATTAGAAAGAGAATAGAGAGGAACAAGCCACCCCGACAGTAAGTATAGAACCCAATCCCCTTTACCCTTCAGTTTCTAAAGTACTACTAGCACACTGGAAACCTAGTGTGGCCGTCACACTGCCTGGGAACGTACGAATGCCGGTGTCCAGGCGAAAAAATAAATGATCCTGCTCGCCAGTATCTTCCCACGATCCACCGCGCACAAAATGTCTTCTGCTCTTCTCGTCTACTACCCATTCCCGCACATTCCCTGCCATATCCAAGACTCCGTACGGCGAGGCACCAGCAGGAAAGAACCCAACTGGTGAGGTTCCCTTGTATCCTCCATGGTTCCAGTACCAGTTCAAATTTCGAGCATCCCACTCATTACTCCACGGAAACATGCGTCCATCCGCCCCTCGTGCTGCTTTCTGCCACTCTAAATCTGCTGGCAATCGTTTGCCTGCCCACCTGCAATAGGTTTCCGCCTTATCAGAGTATACACAGTTGATTGGGGGATTTCCGCGCTCGGTCTTGTTCCAGTTACAATCTCCTCCTGCACCTGGCCGTTTACATCGGCCTGCATCTACACAACGTTGATACGCTGAAACCGTCACCTCGGTCTTGTCTATTTTAAAAGCAGCAACATAGACCGGTCGCCCAGACTCCTCACCATTGTCACATTCAGCACCGTCTTTAGTACACTTCCCGAAAAACCTTCCTATCCCCTTCGGAACTACCACCATCTCGCTCGACCACTGACGTCTCTCTTCCTCCTGGCGCTGTCGCGTTTCTTCGAGTTTCCGTTCTGCTTCCAGTCGAGCGACTTCCCACTCTAACCTCGTTCTCTGTACGAAGGAAACGACTTGAGGCAACAACAGACCGACCATGATTCCTGACACGAATAGTACCCATAGCAACCGTTTTCGCGATCGAACTGTCGGTGCTGGGGAACGCCAAGTTGTTGTCGAGTACCTAACATATGCGCATCCTGACATGGCTGGCCGGTCTTTTCATGACTGGTACCTCGTACCGAGGCAGCAAGGATTCGCCACGATGAGCCGTCCTGACGCATTGCTTCAGATCTTTCCCCAGCCAGGAGGTGGCAATGCCACTTGTTCATCGAGCTTCGACTGCGAAACTTTTTGCATACTGGTGGAGAGCCAGACAAACATCTCAGCAAAGTTCAGCCCAAGCAACTTGAGCGGCGCACGCACGACAATGTTGCTCAAGCGTGCCATGTCGGCACTCTCAACCCCAACGGCAAAGAACACAACCCGTTTGTTGTCTTCGTCGTCTTTTATTCGTTGAGTCGCCCGCTCAACCACTCCGTCGGATTCTCCTTGTGGGGCACCGGCAGTAATCAAGAACACCCACGGACGATAATACGAGATGCCGTTAGCACGATACTGAACCTTGCGCGCCTGAATGAGATCCAGTGCTTTGTGGATCCCACTCCCCATGTGCGTGAGTCCTTGCGCGGTAAGCGTTGGCGGAGCGAAACGATCAGCAGAGATAAAGTCCTGCACGACCTGCGCCTCGCTATCAAAAGACACCACAGCGACTTCGACCCGTTTTGAGGCAAGGGCATCTTTGGTCAATTCATCTTGAAATATGCGCAATCCTTGATTGAGCGCAGCAATTGCTGCACCTTACATAGAACCCGAGGTGTCCAATAGCAATACGCAAGGGCGACGTGGCTCAGGATTCTCGGCAAACTCCACGGCATCTTCAAGCGTCGGCGTCTCAGGCATTATCCTCTCCCTTTTATTCCGAGGATGATGAGAACAACAAGTTTTGTTCTTCCTTTATCATGCAGAATGTACTGTTGGTCAAGCCAACAGTGGGACGCCTTTCGGCTTAATCACAGA containing:
- a CDS encoding alpha/beta fold hydrolase, whose product is MPHLNSNGIKIYYEEHGSGAPLLLIMGFTVSAVGWHWNIPTFAQHFRTIAFDNRGVGRSDKPDVPYSMTMFADDTAGVLYALRVEQAHVFGISMGGMIAQEFTLRYPQRVKTLTLGCTNCGGPNTVLSKDPDVLNMLGNIASVEVQQAALVMTKVAITPWFLQNRLNTLLELNQLSAQHPTPKHGMVQQMQAILSHDTYERLPQIRVPTLVITGKEDGLVPPENSVTLAQRIPNADLMILSNASHLFNIELPAATADVVTGFIQRQREWTTAP
- a CDS encoding tetratricopeptide repeat protein; translation: MADLQAMYDKAYDLLCDGNAEEAIAAYQAILAIDPNHLEAAHDLAHAYADAEQLDDAIAAARRLTELTPEDPMGFTLMSRFYQQKGMVPEAEAEAAKARMLDWKRQLLEKKATKSPTNQ
- a CDS encoding long-chain fatty acid--CoA ligase, whose amino-acid sequence is MASSAMTQPNTQPEARNTPMSLSAVDTQVLDFIHSPQDKDFNALALAVFAQQFELNLPYQRFCQARGQTPNTVTRWQDIPAVPTVAFKELDLACGSPEKIFLTSGTTRGQEKRGRHLVPDLALYHASALGHFTSCVLPDNRRLRTLALIPSPEARPQSSLTQMAEWIMTNLSAAGSTAFIDPQGVHIEAFADAVAQAQREGTPVCILAITSALVAFFDWCETREQQFALPGGSRIMDTGGNKGLRRPISRNGVLQSCWKYLKVAGYYCVNEYGMTEMASQFYDNVLYNRFRQSNEPRYKIGPAWVRTLVVDPETLEEVPPGQVGILRHFDLANSGSVMAIQTDDLGYTVGDGFEITGRAPGSEARGCALMLEEILQAEGA
- a CDS encoding clan AA aspartic protease; amino-acid sequence: MITGHIVDGREARIPLSLLGSQGQVEATEAVIDTGFTDFLTLPLPQIARLGFSYEGMMQVILGNGQSADLDMFTGTVVWDGQIREGLVLAVDGTPLVGMALLTGSRVCLDVTNNGLVTIDRLP
- a CDS encoding formylglycine-generating enzyme family protein, producing MSGCAYVRYSTTTWRSPAPTVRSRKRLLWVLFVSGIMVGLLLPQVVSFVQRTRLEWEVARLEAERKLEETRQRQEEERRQWSSEMVVVPKGIGRFFGKCTKDGAECDNGEESGRPVYVAAFKIDKTEVTVSAYQRCVDAGRCKRPGAGGDCNWNKTERGNPPINCVYSDKAETYCRWAGKRLPADLEWQKAARGADGRMFPWSNEWDARNLNWYWNHGGYKGTSPVGFFPAGASPYGVLDMAGNVREWVVDEKSRRHFVRGGSWEDTGEQDHLFFRLDTGIRTFPGSVTATLGFQCASSTLETEG